A single window of Hyphomicrobiales bacterium DNA harbors:
- a CDS encoding GntR family transcriptional regulator: MQLKIDGQPTKLSPMELLLSAIERGDLPPGTRLRETELAEKLGISRTPVREALHRLHAMGLADHGPQRGLVVAAISHDQTRQLFAVREGLEGMATRLAAHHASREEVEVMRQIVDNDRGVTDPVRLSESNKLLHRHIARASHNTFMIDALDNLRIHLSLLPSSTYLFAGRVESAQHEHEEIIDAIARGDGDRAEAAARRHIASGYRVRLEMMAKNKSEPSWLSK; this comes from the coding sequence ATGCAGTTGAAGATTGATGGCCAGCCGACCAAATTGTCACCGATGGAGCTGCTGCTTTCGGCCATCGAACGGGGCGATCTCCCGCCAGGTACGCGTCTGCGCGAAACGGAACTGGCCGAAAAGCTCGGAATCAGCCGTACCCCCGTCCGCGAGGCGCTCCATCGGTTACATGCGATGGGGCTTGCGGACCATGGTCCCCAGCGCGGCCTCGTGGTCGCCGCTATCAGCCATGATCAGACCCGGCAGCTCTTCGCCGTGCGCGAAGGTCTCGAGGGCATGGCAACGCGGCTTGCCGCGCACCATGCCTCCCGAGAGGAGGTCGAGGTCATGCGGCAAATCGTCGATAATGATCGCGGTGTTACCGATCCCGTGCGGTTGAGCGAGAGCAACAAGCTGCTGCATCGTCATATCGCGCGGGCCTCGCACAACACATTCATGATTGATGCGCTTGATAACCTGCGCATTCACCTCAGTCTTTTGCCGTCATCCACCTATCTCTTCGCCGGCCGCGTCGAAAGCGCGCAACATGAACATGAGGAGATTATCGATGCGATCGCACGCGGCGACGGTGATCGTGCCGAGGCGGCGGCAAGGCGCCACATCGCGAGCGGCTATCGCGTACGTCTGGAAATGATGGCCAAGAACAAGAGCGAGCCGTCCTGGCTATCCAAATAG
- a CDS encoding Nucleoside-diphosphate-sugar epimerases: MAHVVSTHEGNRAPDRTALVLGATGGIGGAIAARLIREGWEVRALCRDAEAAISGWRHDCPAPQFITGDAMDQASVMRAATLGDGVAAIIHAVNPPGYRNWSSLVLPMIDNTLAAARAAGGARIVLPGTVYNYDPARTAVIDENSPQNARTVKGRIRVALERKLLEAAPEVPSLIVRAGDFFGPGTRASWFAQAMVKPGQPVRKFTSMASGIPHAYAYLPDLAATFAGLLAIPERLRPHEAVQFAGHWDATGTEMRDAVRRVLGRDMPERAFPWWLMRLAAPFGGFPKEAMEIEPVWKHPMRLDNRRLVELLGVEPHTPIDQAVAATLTDMGCLARPRGHTHLAHARPGRQEA; encoded by the coding sequence ATGGCTCACGTTGTTTCTACACATGAAGGCAACCGGGCGCCCGACCGGACCGCCCTTGTTCTCGGTGCTACGGGCGGCATTGGCGGCGCCATCGCTGCCCGGCTCATCCGCGAGGGATGGGAGGTCCGCGCCCTATGCCGGGACGCCGAAGCGGCGATATCCGGCTGGCGACATGATTGCCCGGCGCCGCAGTTCATCACGGGCGATGCCATGGACCAGGCGTCCGTTATGCGCGCGGCCACGCTGGGAGATGGCGTCGCGGCTATCATCCATGCGGTCAATCCGCCGGGCTATCGCAACTGGTCGTCGCTGGTGCTGCCGATGATCGACAATACGCTTGCCGCCGCCCGCGCGGCAGGCGGAGCCCGCATCGTGCTGCCCGGCACGGTCTATAATTACGACCCGGCGCGCACCGCCGTGATCGATGAGAACAGCCCGCAGAATGCGCGCACCGTGAAGGGCAGAATCCGCGTCGCGCTCGAGCGGAAACTTTTGGAGGCCGCCCCGGAGGTTCCCTCGCTCATCGTGCGTGCGGGTGACTTCTTCGGGCCGGGGACGCGGGCGAGCTGGTTCGCGCAGGCGATGGTGAAGCCGGGACAGCCCGTGCGCAAATTCACCAGCATGGCGTCGGGCATTCCCCATGCCTATGCCTATCTGCCCGATCTCGCGGCAACCTTTGCTGGTCTGCTCGCGATCCCGGAACGGCTGCGTCCCCACGAGGCCGTGCAGTTCGCCGGCCATTGGGACGCGACCGGGACTGAGATGCGCGATGCGGTCCGCCGGGTCCTGGGTCGCGACATGCCGGAACGCGCATTCCCTTGGTGGCTGATGCGTCTTGCCGCGCCATTCGGCGGGTTTCCGAAGGAAGCGATGGAGATAGAGCCAGTGTGGAAGCATCCCATGCGCCTCGACAATCGCCGTCTCGTGGAACTGCTTGGCGTCGAGCCACACACTCCGATCGATCAGGCCGTCGCAGCGACGCTGACCGACATGGGCTGCCTTGCCCGACCGCGGGGCCATACTCACCTTGCCCACGCCCGCCCCGGAAGACAGGAGGCGTGA
- a CDS encoding LysR family transcriptional regulator — MDWDDQRAFLAVMEAGSLSAAARRLGLSQPTIRARIEGLEAALGTTLFTRSVHGLVPTPTAEAMAAPARAMAHASEAMLRAASADSATAAGRVRLSVSEFVGIEVLPPMLRSLRDTHPQLTVEFELSNTSADLLDQQVDVAVRMHPPEQSALVAKKVPSIPLGFFAHRDYLETYGRPASKAEISEHLFIGPDRNRGDLAVAALIGDPARIRWIARTDSHPAQLALARTGLGIAVAQIPTAVHYPELERVLPDIELPLLPAWIVTHESLRRLPRVAALFDHLVEAFEAYGNGQQVQR, encoded by the coding sequence GTGGACTGGGATGATCAGCGCGCCTTTCTGGCGGTGATGGAGGCGGGCAGCCTGTCGGCCGCCGCACGGCGTCTGGGACTGTCCCAACCCACCATACGTGCGCGTATCGAGGGGCTGGAGGCGGCGCTGGGCACGACGCTGTTTACCCGGTCGGTGCATGGGCTTGTGCCCACGCCGACAGCCGAGGCAATGGCCGCGCCTGCCCGCGCAATGGCCCATGCGTCGGAAGCGATGCTGCGCGCGGCCTCAGCGGATTCGGCGACGGCGGCGGGCCGGGTACGGCTCAGCGTCTCTGAATTCGTGGGAATCGAGGTTCTTCCGCCCATGCTTCGCAGCCTGCGCGACACGCATCCCCAACTCACCGTCGAGTTCGAACTAAGCAATACCAGTGCCGATCTTCTCGATCAGCAAGTCGATGTCGCGGTGCGGATGCACCCGCCGGAGCAATCCGCCCTTGTGGCAAAGAAGGTGCCGTCGATCCCGCTCGGCTTCTTTGCCCATCGCGATTATCTCGAAACCTACGGACGTCCCGCCTCAAAGGCCGAGATCAGCGAGCATCTGTTCATCGGGCCTGACCGCAATCGCGGCGATCTTGCCGTTGCCGCGCTGATCGGCGACCCGGCCCGCATCCGCTGGATCGCGCGGACGGACAGCCATCCCGCGCAGCTCGCCCTCGCACGAACCGGCCTCGGCATCGCCGTCGCGCAGATCCCAACGGCCGTGCACTATCCCGAACTGGAACGTGTCCTGCCGGACATAGAGCTTCCGCTACTCCCGGCCTGGATCGTGACGCACGAGAGCCTTCGCCGTCTGCCGCGTGTCGCGGCGCTGTTCGACCATCTGGTCGAGGCATTCGAGGCCTATGGCAACGGCCAGCAAGTTCAGCGGTAA
- a CDS encoding hypothetical protein (Evidence 5 : Unknown function) yields the protein MLLNALGVPGGGANHPDSKGNLQRLSTVEPGAGYSGDTKSGYGGISATFGGKPFLKLVISAKVVRSARRR from the coding sequence TTGCTTCTGAACGCGCTTGGCGTGCCCGGCGGGGGGGCAAATCACCCGGACAGCAAAGGCAATCTACAACGTCTCTCCACAGTGGAGCCAGGGGCAGGGTATTCGGGCGATACAAAATCGGGATATGGAGGGATATCAGCGACGTTCGGGGGCAAGCCGTTCTTAAAATTGGTCATTTCGGCCAAGGTGGTGCGCAGTGCCCGACGAAGATAA
- a CDS encoding conserved exported hypothetical protein (Evidence 4 : Unknown function but conserved in other organisms) yields MFTDKLTVVLSAAALCLLLSNPNSAHANAEFRSAWADPAQTRTLEELLYQAIQGKGVGVLTSAHSEIVAKDLAAINHIQRLIEKGDTQAIQRISMNMNACHHAGVTIRLMVLGAYETAEPGSQREIAISSEDAQRFAEYMDRCERMSKMSGNRRLIGTP; encoded by the coding sequence ATGTTCACCGACAAATTAACGGTGGTTTTGTCCGCCGCCGCCCTTTGCCTCCTACTGAGCAACCCGAACAGCGCTCACGCGAACGCGGAGTTTCGGTCTGCATGGGCGGACCCCGCACAGACCCGGACGCTTGAGGAACTTCTGTATCAGGCCATACAGGGTAAAGGCGTAGGCGTGCTGACCTCTGCTCATTCGGAGATCGTGGCAAAAGACCTGGCTGCCATCAATCACATCCAGAGGCTGATCGAAAAAGGCGATACTCAAGCGATACAGCGCATCAGCATGAACATGAACGCCTGCCACCATGCTGGTGTGACCATCCGTTTGATGGTCCTCGGTGCCTACGAAACAGCCGAACCGGGCAGCCAACGCGAAATCGCTATTTCAAGCGAAGATGCGCAGCGCTTTGCCGAGTACATGGACCGGTGCGAACGGATGTCCAAAATGTCCGGCAACCGACGATTAATCGGAACCCCATAG
- a CDS encoding hypothetical protein (Evidence 5 : Unknown function) yields MQGCRRDHQGTEIKAAHVLVVIAMLEVAAVALLLVWLPRFIEQDRCLDPGEARIGGKCQHEAPPR; encoded by the coding sequence TTGCAAGGATGTCGACGCGATCATCAAGGCACTGAAATAAAGGCAGCACATGTTCTCGTCGTAATCGCCATGCTCGAGGTGGCCGCCGTCGCTCTTCTACTTGTATGGCTTCCACGATTCATCGAACAGGATCGGTGCCTTGATCCTGGTGAAGCGCGGATCGGTGGGAAATGCCAGCACGAGGCACCACCCCGATAG
- a CDS encoding conserved exported hypothetical protein (Evidence 4 : Unknown function but conserved in other organisms), with amino-acid sequence MSFVFRTALLALVLATPTAGFAQDTQTFEPADGSYSFQYPHSFTLSHMFADGTGDVTGVTASTMNNGDVLITFLGPRDPGDIAVVSEQSRQAIVDEFTKAIAVLPSIKFKSSAMTTMLGQPAVDMVFTNKRFKNVAINRYVFTVRDGKAYNFECIYREDKAEQFAPACDLAVSTVSLLDAGAGSASGAEGHEAGDASAAGACTELELNRRTGEVTELTSNMLMKDQSPAMIARVKTAHDAAMAIDARAGSKPSEQDCKDVDAIIKALK; translated from the coding sequence ATGTCTTTCGTCTTTCGTACCGCGCTGCTGGCGCTCGTCCTCGCCACGCCCACCGCGGGCTTCGCGCAGGACACCCAGACCTTTGAACCCGCCGATGGGTCGTACAGCTTCCAGTATCCGCATAGCTTCACACTGAGCCATATGTTTGCCGATGGCACCGGCGATGTGACAGGCGTCACCGCTTCGACCATGAACAACGGCGATGTGCTCATCACCTTCCTTGGGCCGCGCGATCCCGGCGATATTGCGGTTGTAAGCGAGCAGAGTCGCCAGGCCATCGTCGACGAGTTCACGAAGGCCATAGCCGTTCTGCCTTCGATCAAATTCAAATCATCGGCGATGACGACCATGCTCGGCCAGCCCGCCGTCGATATGGTGTTCACCAATAAAAGGTTCAAAAACGTCGCGATCAATCGCTACGTCTTCACCGTGCGCGACGGCAAAGCCTACAATTTCGAATGTATCTATCGTGAAGATAAGGCGGAGCAATTCGCTCCCGCTTGCGATCTTGCCGTTTCGACCGTGAGCCTGCTTGACGCTGGCGCGGGTTCAGCCAGTGGCGCCGAGGGGCACGAGGCCGGCGATGCTTCGGCAGCCGGAGCCTGCACCGAGCTGGAGCTCAACCGCCGCACTGGCGAGGTTACGGAACTGACCTCCAACATGCTCATGAAGGACCAGTCTCCGGCGATGATTGCTCGGGTCAAGACGGCGCATGACGCGGCGATGGCCATCGACGCGCGGGCAGGATCGAAGCCGTCTGAACAGGATTGCAAGGATGTCGACGCGATCATCAAGGCACTGAAATAA
- a CDS encoding conserved hypothetical protein (Evidence 4 : Unknown function but conserved in other organisms) has translation MNNVARLVILGGLVAIGGAYASGQFNTWLPQEMKVGGSAASILGDGEAALQPQDVQLEDKLQPVIACLNDVASPLRRHAEAYANEYPQLVQKPGATRIAASFKIQVYEQNNSISRDCVKGLRGAVAMAPADAGLDDPGKVLADTLEKLIPVMNEADAYYSRKDNVDDRMEKGKALNGQLMPLFNTFFDAEDKLRQVVSERNHTLREKRLAAIEKAFGTENFGWQTLNVSLSARRAIDGVSSLVDAGKLDVQSMERIERDYQAAFDKADAFAKAHPDVKTKRGNNPKWFSLSGNFNSFLVELKEVRRLLANNPNQQTVQARFSKLQASYNSLIRRYNMTPDA, from the coding sequence ATGAACAACGTTGCTCGTCTTGTTATTTTGGGTGGGTTGGTTGCTATCGGCGGAGCCTATGCCTCGGGGCAGTTCAACACATGGCTGCCTCAGGAAATGAAAGTTGGCGGATCGGCCGCCTCGATCCTCGGCGATGGTGAGGCCGCGTTGCAGCCGCAGGATGTTCAGCTGGAGGACAAGCTGCAACCCGTCATCGCCTGCCTCAACGACGTGGCCAGCCCACTGCGCCGCCATGCCGAGGCTTATGCCAACGAGTATCCGCAATTGGTCCAGAAGCCGGGAGCGACCAGGATCGCGGCCAGCTTCAAGATTCAGGTGTACGAGCAGAACAATTCGATCTCGCGCGACTGCGTCAAAGGTCTCAGGGGCGCGGTCGCAATGGCCCCTGCCGATGCAGGTCTAGACGATCCGGGGAAGGTTCTCGCCGATACGCTGGAGAAGCTGATCCCGGTGATGAACGAGGCAGACGCCTATTATAGCCGCAAGGACAATGTCGATGACCGCATGGAGAAGGGTAAGGCGCTCAATGGGCAATTGATGCCGCTCTTCAATACGTTCTTCGACGCCGAGGACAAGCTCAGGCAGGTCGTTTCGGAGCGTAACCATACGCTGCGCGAGAAGCGGCTGGCTGCGATCGAGAAGGCATTCGGGACGGAGAATTTCGGCTGGCAGACGCTCAATGTCTCGCTGTCGGCGCGCCGCGCCATCGATGGCGTCAGCAGCCTGGTCGACGCCGGAAAACTGGATGTGCAGTCTATGGAGAGAATCGAGCGCGACTATCAAGCAGCCTTCGACAAGGCCGATGCTTTCGCCAAGGCGCACCCCGACGTCAAAACCAAGCGTGGCAACAATCCGAAATGGTTTTCGCTCTCCGGCAACTTCAACAGTTTTCTGGTGGAGCTGAAGGAGGTCCGGCGGCTGCTGGCGAACAATCCGAACCAACAGACTGTTCAGGCGCGGTTCTCGAAGTTGCAGGCGAGCTACAATAGCCTGATCCGAAGGTACAACATGACGCCGGATGCATAG
- a CDS encoding Pyridoxal phosphate homeostasis protein: MSIPPTVGLSPDEIARFSNDPVTVFAANLKAVQERIAAACHRCGRSPDDVRLQPVTKTVPAHVLRLAYAAGIADFGENKLQEARDKRAILGDLPIRWSIIGHLQTNKVKYLVRFASEFHALDSLRLADELNRRLEAEGRDLDVFVQVNTSGEASKYGMHPDDLVAFVEHLPAFSRLKPQGLMTLAIFSEDAERVRACFQWLRRLRDRASAVHPGLTRLSMGMSGDFEVAIEEGANVVRVGQAIFGVRPTSDAFYWPGFATSGIDGRQNEPVPSSPVSAVDS; encoded by the coding sequence ATGAGCATCCCTCCCACCGTCGGACTCTCGCCGGACGAGATTGCCCGCTTCAGCAACGATCCCGTCACAGTCTTCGCCGCAAACCTGAAAGCAGTTCAGGAGCGCATCGCAGCCGCCTGCCATCGCTGCGGGCGGAGCCCTGATGATGTGCGCCTTCAGCCTGTCACCAAGACGGTTCCCGCCCATGTCCTGCGGCTCGCATACGCCGCCGGCATCGCCGACTTCGGAGAAAACAAGCTTCAGGAGGCTCGGGATAAGCGGGCCATCCTCGGCGATCTGCCGATCCGCTGGAGCATCATCGGTCACCTCCAGACAAACAAGGTGAAGTACCTCGTCCGGTTTGCTTCAGAGTTCCACGCACTCGACAGCTTGCGATTGGCCGATGAACTGAACCGTCGTCTGGAAGCCGAAGGGCGTGATCTCGACGTGTTCGTGCAGGTCAACACCTCCGGCGAGGCCAGCAAATACGGTATGCACCCTGACGATCTCGTGGCCTTTGTAGAGCATCTGCCAGCGTTTTCTCGATTGAAGCCGCAAGGCTTGATGACGCTTGCAATCTTCAGCGAAGATGCCGAGCGCGTGCGGGCCTGCTTCCAATGGCTGCGCAGGCTGCGCGACCGCGCCTCAGCCGTCCATCCCGGCCTCACGCGATTGTCGATGGGCATGTCAGGTGATTTCGAGGTCGCCATCGAGGAAGGCGCGAATGTCGTGCGGGTCGGCCAAGCCATCTTTGGCGTACGTCCAACCAGCGATGCGTTCTATTGGCCCGGTTTTGCAACCAGCGGGATTGACGGGCGACAGAACGAGCCAGTACCCAGTTCCCCCGTGAGCGCCGTCGATTCCTGA
- the glyA gene encoding serine hydroxymethyltransferase produces MALSTAAPLSQPFAEGCVGSANLSGGDSAVFAAIADERDRQRESIELIASENFVSPAVLEAQGSILTNKYAEGYPHRRYYGGCVNVDVVEDLAIARVNQLFGSTHANVQPHSGSQANQAVFLALLKPGDTILGLDLKAGGHLTHGAPVNMSGRWFNVVSYGVDPETHLIDLDQVAALARAHRPKLLIAGGSAYPRIIDFARFRQIADEVGAALLVDMAHFAGLVAGGVYPSPVPFADVVTATTHKTLRGPRGGFVLTNDAEIAKKINSAVFPGLQGGPLMHVIAAKAVAFGEALQPSFKTYTQAVVENCRVLARALADGGLKITSGGTDCHLAVIDLRPFGTTGNVAEKALESVGITLNKNAIPNDPEKPTVTSGIRVGTAAGTSRGFGVDDYREIAVLILDTLHAVRAGALDVDRQGINARVLQLVARFPLPY; encoded by the coding sequence ATGGCATTGTCGACAGCTGCCCCGTTGAGCCAGCCCTTCGCAGAAGGATGCGTCGGAAGCGCCAACCTGTCGGGTGGAGATAGCGCCGTGTTTGCGGCCATTGCCGACGAACGTGACCGCCAGCGCGAGTCCATCGAGCTGATCGCCTCGGAGAACTTCGTCAGCCCCGCCGTTCTGGAAGCGCAAGGCTCGATCCTTACCAACAAATACGCCGAAGGCTATCCGCATCGCCGCTACTATGGCGGCTGCGTGAATGTGGATGTGGTCGAGGATTTGGCGATTGCGCGCGTGAACCAGCTTTTCGGCAGCACTCATGCCAACGTCCAGCCGCATTCGGGCAGTCAGGCCAATCAGGCGGTGTTTCTCGCGCTGCTGAAGCCGGGCGATACGATCCTTGGTCTCGATCTCAAGGCGGGCGGACACCTGACCCATGGTGCCCCGGTCAACATGTCCGGCCGCTGGTTCAATGTTGTCAGCTATGGTGTTGACCCGGAAACCCATCTCATCGACCTGGATCAGGTGGCAGCGCTTGCGCGAGCGCATCGTCCGAAACTGCTGATCGCCGGAGGATCGGCCTACCCGCGCATCATCGACTTTGCCCGCTTCCGCCAGATCGCCGACGAGGTGGGCGCGGCCCTGCTCGTGGACATGGCGCATTTCGCAGGGCTGGTGGCTGGCGGCGTCTATCCGTCGCCGGTTCCCTTTGCCGATGTCGTCACCGCGACCACGCATAAAACGCTGCGCGGGCCGCGCGGCGGGTTCGTGCTGACCAATGACGCCGAGATCGCGAAGAAGATCAATTCGGCAGTCTTCCCCGGCCTTCAGGGCGGACCGCTCATGCATGTCATCGCCGCGAAGGCGGTGGCGTTCGGCGAAGCGCTGCAACCGTCGTTCAAGACCTATACGCAAGCTGTGGTCGAGAACTGCCGGGTGCTGGCGCGGGCTCTTGCCGATGGCGGGCTGAAGATCACGTCCGGGGGTACGGATTGCCATCTCGCTGTGATCGATCTGCGTCCCTTCGGCACGACCGGCAATGTCGCTGAGAAGGCACTGGAGTCGGTGGGCATCACGCTCAACAAGAACGCGATTCCGAACGATCCGGAAAAGCCCACGGTGACGTCGGGCATCCGGGTCGGGACCGCCGCGGGCACGTCACGCGGATTTGGTGTGGACGATTATCGTGAGATCGCCGTGCTCATTCTCGATACGCTTCATGCCGTCCGCGCCGGGGCGCTGGATGTGGATCGGCAAGGGATCAACGCGCGCGTGCTCCAGCTCGTCGCGCGCTTTCCGCTGCCTTACTGA
- a CDS encoding ABM domain-containing protein yields MLKVIAQDFMRLDAVEIVRPLYRELVELTRLEPLCIAYDLFVDQKDPGHFIFVEEWPDRAALDAHCASEHFRRLVPLINAHQRQDATFILMDSFKLGS; encoded by the coding sequence ATGCTGAAAGTCATTGCACAGGATTTCATGCGCCTGGACGCCGTTGAGATTGTCCGTCCCCTTTATCGCGAGCTTGTGGAACTCACGCGTCTGGAACCCCTTTGCATCGCTTATGATCTTTTCGTGGACCAGAAAGACCCCGGCCACTTCATTTTTGTTGAAGAATGGCCGGATCGGGCAGCGTTAGACGCCCATTGTGCATCCGAGCACTTCAGGCGGTTGGTCCCGCTCATCAATGCCCATCAACGGCAGGATGCCACATTCATCCTGATGGACAGTTTCAAGTTGGGGAGCTGA
- a CDS encoding Predicted transcriptional regulator of pyridoxine metabolism: MFKHSQLESVKAWVAHPAHAAMPLHARIQRAIRQLIVDGALGPGKPLPASRALAISLGVSRDTIEAAYAQLHAEGFIDRRVGSGSFVAEMTEFTPGRRLSQRDTLLRNQAPNLSKRGAAMFRSGGVREMLSPRPFAHGVPETRTFPLQLWERLERQVRKEVGAQTLLHCDPQGTEPLRRAIADYVNLERGARATADRVLVLTSSQQAMSLCANMLLDPGDRIFIEDPAYYGARKAFDAAGLECIPIRVDRQGLIVEQIMAEPRRAKAVFLTPSHQFPTGATLALDRRLALIEWAARNQAWIIEDDYDSEFRYAGKPTACVQGLDPHDRTIYIGTFTKSLFPGLRIGYVVLPPQLVKPMTVARTLLDGHTAPMAQLTLARFMEGGHFGAHVRTMRGVYAERLNVLAGLVSEYLPDFVEPRVPVGGLQMPCVLTCDLSERTAIDAARRVGIELLGLSALHAAGDGKAGFLMGFAAYTPVEIEVAVQKLASALQTVRSVNDRVD; the protein is encoded by the coding sequence TTGTTCAAGCACTCCCAACTCGAATCCGTGAAGGCATGGGTTGCCCATCCGGCCCATGCGGCGATGCCGCTTCATGCGCGGATTCAGCGGGCGATCCGCCAATTGATCGTTGACGGCGCACTTGGGCCGGGCAAGCCGCTGCCGGCCTCACGCGCGCTCGCCATATCGCTGGGGGTATCGCGCGACACGATCGAAGCGGCCTATGCGCAGCTTCACGCCGAAGGCTTCATCGATCGGCGGGTCGGTAGCGGCAGCTTCGTAGCGGAAATGACGGAGTTCACGCCCGGTCGCCGCCTCTCTCAGCGCGACACGCTCTTGCGCAATCAGGCTCCGAATCTCAGCAAGCGGGGAGCGGCGATGTTCCGCAGCGGCGGCGTTCGCGAGATGCTCTCACCGCGGCCCTTCGCCCATGGCGTGCCGGAGACGCGCACCTTTCCGCTTCAGCTCTGGGAACGTCTGGAACGGCAGGTACGGAAGGAGGTCGGCGCGCAAACCCTGCTTCACTGCGATCCGCAGGGAACCGAGCCGCTTCGCCGCGCCATTGCCGACTATGTGAACCTCGAACGCGGCGCACGCGCCACGGCTGACCGGGTATTGGTGCTGACCAGTTCGCAGCAGGCCATGTCGCTGTGCGCGAACATGCTGCTTGATCCCGGCGATCGGATCTTCATCGAGGACCCGGCCTACTACGGCGCGCGCAAGGCGTTCGATGCGGCGGGTCTGGAATGCATTCCGATCCGCGTCGATCGGCAGGGGCTCATCGTCGAGCAGATCATGGCCGAGCCGCGCAGGGCCAAGGCGGTCTTCCTGACACCTTCCCACCAGTTCCCGACCGGCGCGACGCTGGCCCTGGACCGCCGCCTGGCACTTATCGAATGGGCCGCGCGGAATCAGGCGTGGATCATCGAAGACGACTATGACAGCGAATTTCGTTACGCTGGCAAGCCGACGGCCTGCGTGCAAGGTCTCGACCCGCACGACCGGACCATTTACATCGGCACCTTCACCAAATCGCTCTTTCCGGGCTTGCGAATTGGCTATGTCGTGTTGCCGCCCCAGCTTGTGAAGCCGATGACCGTCGCGCGTACGTTGCTGGATGGGCATACGGCTCCCATGGCGCAACTGACGCTGGCCCGTTTCATGGAAGGCGGACATTTCGGCGCGCATGTTCGCACCATGCGCGGCGTCTATGCCGAACGGCTCAACGTATTGGCCGGCCTTGTCAGCGAATATCTACCGGATTTCGTCGAGCCGCGTGTTCCCGTTGGCGGGCTGCAGATGCCCTGCGTGTTGACCTGCGACCTCTCGGAGCGCACGGCTATCGACGCGGCCCGAAGGGTCGGGATCGAGCTTCTCGGGCTGTCGGCCCTGCACGCCGCCGGCGACGGCAAAGCCGGCTTCCTGATGGGCTTTGCCGCCTACACGCCTGTCGAAATCGAGGTTGCCGTCCAGAAGCTGGCGAGTGCGCTCCAGACGGTGAGAAGCGTCAATGATCGGGTGGATTGA